One stretch of Arachis duranensis cultivar V14167 chromosome 1, aradu.V14167.gnm2.J7QH, whole genome shotgun sequence DNA includes these proteins:
- the LOC107459185 gene encoding probable LRR receptor-like serine/threonine-protein kinase At2g24230 isoform X1, whose translation MGLGVIGTVLILGLLFKHLASQQPNTDEFYVSEFLKKMVSNSSSFSSYNFSASVCSWQGVFCDNNKEHVVELNFSGLGLSGTIPDNTIGKLSKLQTLDLSCNKITTLPSDFWSLSSIKSLNLSTNQISGSLTNNIGNFGMLETIDLSSNNFTEEIPEAIGSLMSLRILKLDHNKFSRSIPSGILKCQSLVSIDLSSNQLNGTLPNGFGAAFPKLKNLNLAANDIDGRILDISGFNSILSLNISGNSFQGSIMGVFQEKLEVLDLSRNQFQGHISQVQYYNWSHLVYLDLSGNQLSGEIFQNLLSLSESLLNLKHLNLAHNRFSKQKFPTKIEKLQGLEYLNLSKTNLVGLIPDEISKLSNLNVLDLSMNHLAGKVPILRNKHLQILDLSNNTLSGTIPLSVLGKLPFMERYNFSYNNLTLCASDIHPDVLESAFFGSVNSCPIAADPHFFRRKNNGHNKGMKLALVLTFSMIFMLAGLLFLAFGCRRKSKMWQVKQTSYKEEQNISGPFSFQTDSTTWVADVKQATSVPVVIFEKPLLNITFADLLAATSNFDRGTLLAEGKFGPVYRGFLPGGIHVAVKVLVVGSTLTDQEVARELEFLGRIKHPNLVPLTGYCVAGDQRIAIYDYMENGNLQNLLYDLPLGVQSTDDWSTDTWDESDNNGIQNAGSEGLLTTWRFRHKIALGTARALAFLHHGCSPPIIHRAVKASSVYLDYDLEPRLSDFGLAKIFGSGLDEEIALGSSGYVPPEFSQQEFESPTTKSDVYCYGVVLFELVTGKKPAGDAYPDDKESTLVSWVRGLVRKNQASIAIDPKIRDTGVDEQMEEALKIGYLCTADLPAKRPTMQQIVGLLKDIEPIASN comes from the coding sequence ATGGGTTTGGGAGTGATTGGCACTGTTCTAATTTTGGGACTCTtgttcaagcatttggcttctCAGCAACCAAACACTGATGAGTTCTATGTGTCTGAGTTCTTGAAGAAAATGGTttccaattcttcttctttttcctcctaCAATTTCTCAGCTTCAGTGTGTTCATGGCAAGGAGTTTTCTGTGACAACAACAAAGAACATGTTGTTGAGTTAAACTTTTCAGGTTTAGGCCTCTCTGGAACTATTCCTGATAACACCATAGGCAAGCTGAGCAAGCTTCAAACTTTGGATCTTAGCTGCAACAAGATCACAACTTTGCCTTCAGATTTTTGGAGTTTAAGCTCTATCAAGAGCCTCAACCTCTCCACCAATCAGATTTCAGGTTCATTGACCAACAACATTGGCAACTTTGGTATGCTTGAAACCATTGACTTGTCAAGCAACAACTTCACTGAAGAAATACCAGAAGCTATTGGATCCCTTATGAGTTTGAGAATCCTCAAACTTGACCATAACAAATTCTCAAGAAGCATTCCTTCTGGGATTCTCAAGTGCCAGTCCCTGGTTTCAATTGATCTCTCATCAAATCAATTGAATGGAACACTTCCAAATGGTTTTGGTGCTGCTTTTCCCAAGCTCAAGAACTTGAACCTTGCTGCCAATGATATAGATGGCCGAATCTTGGATATTTCAGGTTTCAATTCCATTTTAAGTCTCAATATATCTGGAAATTCCTTTCAGGGTTCTATCATGGGTGTGTTTCAGGAAAAGTTGGAGGTATTGGACCTAAGCAGAAACCAATTTCAAGGCCACATTTCACAGGTACAATACTACAACTGGTCTCATTTGGTTTATCTTGATTTGTCAGGGAATCAGCTAAGTGGTGAAATTTTCCAGAACTTGTTGAGTTTGAGTGAGTCCTTGTTGAATCTAAAGCACCTCAATCTTGCACACAACAGATTCTCCAAACAGAAATTCCCAACAAAGATTGAAAAGCTCCAAGGATTGGAGTATCTGAACTTGTCCAAAACCAATCTTGTAGGCCTAATCCCTGATGAAATCTCAAAACTGAGTAATCTCAATGTTCTTGATCTTTCTATGAATCATCTTGCTGGTAAAGTTCCAATTTTGAGGAACAAACACCTCCAAATTCTTGACCTTTCAAACAACACCTTGAGTGGAACAATCCCTTTGTCTGTCTTGGGGAAACTACCATTCATGGAGAGATACAACTTCTCTTACAATAACTTAACACTGTGTGCTTCAGACATTCACCCTGATGTTCTTGAATCAGCATTCTTTGGATCAGTGAACAGTTGTCCAATTGCTGCAGACCCACATTTCTTCAGGAGAAAGAACAATGGACACAACAAGGGAATGAAGCTAGCATTGGTGTTAACCTTCTCAATGATCTTCATGCTTGCTGGCCTGTTGTTCTTAGCATTCGGCTGCCGAAGGAAATCGAAAATGTGGCAAGTTAAACAAACTTCATACAAAGAAGAACAGAACATTTCCGGGCCTTTCTCATTCCAGACTGATTCAACAACCTGGGTGGCTGATGTTAAGCAGGCAACATCAGTTCCGGTCGTAATCTTTGAGAAGCCTTTGTTGAACATTACATTTGCAGACTTACTGGCTGCAACTTCAAATTTCGACCGAGGTACTCTTTTGGCCGAAGGAAAATTCGGTCCGGTCTATAGAGGCTTTCTTCCTGGTGGTATTCATGTGGCAGTTAAAGTTTTGGTGGTTGGTTCTACATTGACAGATCAAGAAGTGGCTAGAGAGCTTGAGTTTCTTGGCAGAATCAAGCATCCCAATCTTGTTCCTTTAACTGGATATTGTGTAGCAGGGGATCAGAGGATTGCTATATATGATTACATGGAGAATGGAAACCTGCAAAATCTGCTATATGACTTGCCACTTGGTGTGCAAAGCACTGATGATTGGAGCACAGATACATGGGATGAATCTGACAACAATGGAATTCAGAATGCTGGCTCTGAAGGATTGCTCACAACTTGGAGATTTCGTCACAAAATCGCCCTTGGAACCGCTCGAGCTCTCGCTTTCTTGCACCATGGATGCTCTCCTCCAATCATTCATAGAGCAGTCAAGGCCAGCAGTGTTTATTTGGACTATGATCTCGAGCCCAGGCTGTCTGATTTCGGCCTGGCTAAGATCTTTGGAAGCGGCTTGGACGAGGAGATTGCTCTTGGTTCCTCTGGTTATGTTCCGCCGGAGTTTTCCCAACAAGAATTCGAGTCACCAACCACGAAATCTGATGTATATTGTTATGGAGTTGTGCTCTTTGAGCTAGTAACCGGAAAGAAGCCGGCCGGAGATGCTTACCCTGATGACAAGGAATCAACTTTGGTTAGCTGGGTGAGAGGACTAGTTAGAAAGAATCAAGCTTCAATAGCAATTGATCCAAAGATTAGGGACACAGGAGTAGATGAACAAATGGAGGAGGCTCTCAAGATTGGTTATCTTTGCACTGCTGACTTGCCGGCCAAGCGACCAACAATGCAGCAGATTGTTGGACTTCTAAAAGACATTGAACCTATTGCTTCTAATTAG
- the LOC107460585 gene encoding LOW QUALITY PROTEIN: ubiquitin carboxyl-terminal hydrolase 23 (The sequence of the model RefSeq protein was modified relative to this genomic sequence to represent the inferred CDS: substituted 2 bases at 2 genomic stop codons) — MVEASSIQAETLNSLDPSTTSASVLFHREIKFQLAKKPFKGFSSDYHIETLNPTTSEHGTPSSAMSVTPAKRHDGSEFSEFGLDPELSFGITVRKIGAGLRNLGNTCFLNSVLQCLTHTEPLAAYLQSGKHKSSCHVAGFCALCAIQNHVSRALHASGRTLSPEDLVGNLRCISRNFQNARQEDAHEYMVNLLESMHKCCLPSGVPSESPSAYEKSFVHKIFGGHLRSQVKCQQCSFCSNKFDPFLDLSLKIFKAESLQKALANFTAAEWLDGGERQYNCQRCKQKVRALKQLTVHKAPYVICVXVSSFXQEGDVKYSLYGVLVHSGSSTHSGHYYCYVRTSNDMWYTLDDNRVYNVSEREVLNQQAYMLFYVRDRKNIVSRKSVDIIKKENGNRDSAAANQVLKGLSNGLAENKSCEPSLNAKAQIKMSNFDSSVVSFTKYSLVQPKSCPSLAGSFVQNKKPISDPSSKEQPHKGSQGGLSIVGLEHECLSTLDNSRKENSLPSCVKSLVDPAGDNTDKNVISKDVKNESLLSALTFSSPQTSAVHRTNGSSQFHKVEVSTAASMCDATVSIECKNSIGCQGLVPNESANSSLTKESVNQKTMKKPKKKFLKYRPLRMHICSSLLLMTVLSSRKKIHKRKKIHRRSKCHNLKKKNMDKLSSNVGPSDDGTVIEKLVEGEFQRRVNQNSAVLATAAQGGNTSSSGSATNQFEGRQVHSLQDGKRDKMHNKFMSIPSRGLEETVVARWDDVELPRSQLLESRNNNPVTIGYVGDEWDEEYDKGKRKKLRSNKPSFGGPNLFQEIATEKSKSKKAKLDQSSSGNLPFRI; from the exons ATGGTGGAGGCCTCGTCGATCCAAGCGGAAACGCTCAATTCTCTCGATCCTTCAACCACCAGCGCCTCTGTTCTATTCCACAGAGAAATTAAGTTCCAACTCGCCAAGAAGCCTTTCAAGGGATTCTCCTCCGATTATCACATTGAGACGCTAAATCCTACCACCTCGGAACATGGCACACCTTCTTCTGCCATGTCTGTCACGCCAGCTAAGAGGCACGACGGTTCTGAATTCTCCGAGTTCGGCCTGGATCCGGAGCTCAGCTTTGGAATCACCGTTCGAAAAATa GGAGCTGGGTTGCGAAATCTTGGAAATACTTGCTTCCTCAATTCGGTGCTGCAGTGTTTGACCCATACAGAGCCTCTGGCTGCATATCTACAAAGCGGAAAGCACAAAAGTTCAT GCCATGTTGCTGGATTTTGTGCTCTATGTGCAATACAGAATCATGTAAGTCGTGCACTGCATGCATCTGGAAGAACATTATCCCCCGAGGATCTGGTTGGGAATCTGCGGT GCATATCACGAAATTTCCAAAATGCAAGGCAGGAGGATGCACATGAGTATATGGTCAACTTACTTGAGTCAATGCATAAATGCTGCCTGCCTTCTGGTGTACCAAGTGAATCACCTAGTGCTTATGAGAAAAGTTTTGTTCATAAAATATTTGGTGGTCATCTGCGAAGTCAG GTGAAATGTCAGCAGTGTTCCTTTTGCTCCAACAAGTTTGATCCATTCTTAGATCTAAGCCTCAAAATTTTCAAGGCAGAATCATTGCAGAAAGCACTTGCAAATTTCACTGCTGCAGAATGGTTGGATGGAGGGGAGAGGCAATACAATTGTCAAAGATGCAAGCAGAAAGTTAGGGCTCTGAAACAGCTTACGGTTCACAAGGCACCTTATGTGATCTGTGTATAAGTTTCTTCTTTTTAGCAGGAAGGAGATGTGAAGTACTCTCTCTATGGGGTTTTGGTTCATTCTGGTTCTAGCACTCATTCTGGACATTATTACTGCTATGTCCGCACATCAAATGACATGTGGTATACCTTGGATGACAATAGG GTATACAATGTCAGTGAGCGAGAAGTGTTGAATCAGCAGGCAtacatgttattttatgttcgtgatagaaaaaatattgtttCTAGGAAATCTGTTGATATTATTAAGAAGGAGAACGGAAATAGGGATTCTGCTGCAGCAAACCAAGTATTGAAGGGACTTTCCAATGGTCTGGCAGAAAATAAATCTTGTGAACCTTCTTTAAATGCTAAAGCTCAGATAAAAATGTCAAATTTTGACTCATCAGTTGTTTCCTTTACGAAGTACAGTCTGGTTCAGCCAAAAAGTTGCCCTTCATTAGCAGGAAGCTTTgttcaaaataaaaaacctaTATCTGATCCTTCTTCCAAGGAGCAGCCTCACAAAGGATCACAAGGAGGGCTCTCCATTGTTGGCTTAGAGCATGAATGCTTGTCGACACTAGATAATTCAAGAAAGGAGAACTCTCTCCCTAGTTGTGTGAAAAGTTTGGTTGATCCAGCTGGAGATAATACCGACAAGAATGTGATTTCGAAAGATGTTAAGAACGAATCTCTTTTGTCGGCTCTTACCTTCAGTAGTCCACAGACTTCTGCAGTACACAGAACCAATGGGAGCTCCCAGTTTCATAAG GTTGAAGTTTCCACGGCTGCTTCTATGTGTGATGCAACAGTTAGTATAGAGTGTAAAAACTCTATTGGGTGTCAAGGATTGGTTCCTAATGAGTCGGCAAATAGCTCCTTGACTAAAGAGAGTGTTAATCAAAAGACCATGAAAAAACCgaaaaagaagtttttgaaaTATCGACCGTTAAGGATGCATATTTGTTCATCCTTGCTACTCATGACAGTTTTAAGCTCACGGAAGAAAAttcacaaaagaaagaaaattcacAGAAGAAGCAAGTGCcacaatcttaaaaaaaaaaacatggatAAACTCTCATCAAATGTTGGGCCATCTGATGATGGCACTGTGATAGAAAAACTTGTTGAAGGTGAATTTCAGAGGAGAGTCAATCAGAACTCTGCTGTGCTAGCAACAGCTGCACAAGGAGGAAATACATCATCCAGTGGTTCAGCGACTAATCAATTTGAAGGTAGACAAGTACATAGTCTACAAGATGGTAAAAGGGATAAAATGCACAATAAATTTATGAGTATTCCTTCCCGAGGGCTTGAGGAGACAGTTG TTGCACGGTGGGATGATGTAGAATTGCCTCGATCTCAGTTGTTGGAGTCAAGAAACAATAATCCTGTCACCATCGGATATGTCGGAGATGAATG GGATGAAGAATATGATAAGGGGAAAAGAAAGAAGTTGAGGAGCAACAAGCCCAGCTTTGGTGGCCCAAATCTTTTCCAAGAAATTGCTACCGAGAAGTCAAAGTCAAAAAAGGCCAAGTTGGACCAATCTAGCTCAGGGAACCTGCCATTCAGGATATGA
- the LOC107459185 gene encoding probable LRR receptor-like serine/threonine-protein kinase At2g24230 isoform X2: MGLGVIGTVLILGLLFKHLASQQPNTDEFYVSEFLKKMVSNSSSFSSYNFSASVCSWQGVFCDNNKEHVVELNFSGLGLSGTIPDNTIGKLSKLQTLDLSCNKITTLPSDFWSLSSIKSLNLSTNQISGSLTNNIGNFGMLETIDLSSNNFTEEIPEAIGSLMSLRILKLDHNKFSRSIPSGILKCQSLVSIDLSSNQLNGTLPNGFGAAFPKLKNLNLAANDIDGRILDISGFNSILSLNISGNSFQGSIMGVFQEKLEVLDLSRNQFQGHISQNLLSLSESLLNLKHLNLAHNRFSKQKFPTKIEKLQGLEYLNLSKTNLVGLIPDEISKLSNLNVLDLSMNHLAGKVPILRNKHLQILDLSNNTLSGTIPLSVLGKLPFMERYNFSYNNLTLCASDIHPDVLESAFFGSVNSCPIAADPHFFRRKNNGHNKGMKLALVLTFSMIFMLAGLLFLAFGCRRKSKMWQVKQTSYKEEQNISGPFSFQTDSTTWVADVKQATSVPVVIFEKPLLNITFADLLAATSNFDRGTLLAEGKFGPVYRGFLPGGIHVAVKVLVVGSTLTDQEVARELEFLGRIKHPNLVPLTGYCVAGDQRIAIYDYMENGNLQNLLYDLPLGVQSTDDWSTDTWDESDNNGIQNAGSEGLLTTWRFRHKIALGTARALAFLHHGCSPPIIHRAVKASSVYLDYDLEPRLSDFGLAKIFGSGLDEEIALGSSGYVPPEFSQQEFESPTTKSDVYCYGVVLFELVTGKKPAGDAYPDDKESTLVSWVRGLVRKNQASIAIDPKIRDTGVDEQMEEALKIGYLCTADLPAKRPTMQQIVGLLKDIEPIASN; this comes from the exons ATGGGTTTGGGAGTGATTGGCACTGTTCTAATTTTGGGACTCTtgttcaagcatttggcttctCAGCAACCAAACACTGATGAGTTCTATGTGTCTGAGTTCTTGAAGAAAATGGTttccaattcttcttctttttcctcctaCAATTTCTCAGCTTCAGTGTGTTCATGGCAAGGAGTTTTCTGTGACAACAACAAAGAACATGTTGTTGAGTTAAACTTTTCAGGTTTAGGCCTCTCTGGAACTATTCCTGATAACACCATAGGCAAGCTGAGCAAGCTTCAAACTTTGGATCTTAGCTGCAACAAGATCACAACTTTGCCTTCAGATTTTTGGAGTTTAAGCTCTATCAAGAGCCTCAACCTCTCCACCAATCAGATTTCAGGTTCATTGACCAACAACATTGGCAACTTTGGTATGCTTGAAACCATTGACTTGTCAAGCAACAACTTCACTGAAGAAATACCAGAAGCTATTGGATCCCTTATGAGTTTGAGAATCCTCAAACTTGACCATAACAAATTCTCAAGAAGCATTCCTTCTGGGATTCTCAAGTGCCAGTCCCTGGTTTCAATTGATCTCTCATCAAATCAATTGAATGGAACACTTCCAAATGGTTTTGGTGCTGCTTTTCCCAAGCTCAAGAACTTGAACCTTGCTGCCAATGATATAGATGGCCGAATCTTGGATATTTCAGGTTTCAATTCCATTTTAAGTCTCAATATATCTGGAAATTCCTTTCAGGGTTCTATCATGGGTGTGTTTCAGGAAAAGTTGGAGGTATTGGACCTAAGCAGAAACCAATTTCAAGGCCACATTTCACAG AACTTGTTGAGTTTGAGTGAGTCCTTGTTGAATCTAAAGCACCTCAATCTTGCACACAACAGATTCTCCAAACAGAAATTCCCAACAAAGATTGAAAAGCTCCAAGGATTGGAGTATCTGAACTTGTCCAAAACCAATCTTGTAGGCCTAATCCCTGATGAAATCTCAAAACTGAGTAATCTCAATGTTCTTGATCTTTCTATGAATCATCTTGCTGGTAAAGTTCCAATTTTGAGGAACAAACACCTCCAAATTCTTGACCTTTCAAACAACACCTTGAGTGGAACAATCCCTTTGTCTGTCTTGGGGAAACTACCATTCATGGAGAGATACAACTTCTCTTACAATAACTTAACACTGTGTGCTTCAGACATTCACCCTGATGTTCTTGAATCAGCATTCTTTGGATCAGTGAACAGTTGTCCAATTGCTGCAGACCCACATTTCTTCAGGAGAAAGAACAATGGACACAACAAGGGAATGAAGCTAGCATTGGTGTTAACCTTCTCAATGATCTTCATGCTTGCTGGCCTGTTGTTCTTAGCATTCGGCTGCCGAAGGAAATCGAAAATGTGGCAAGTTAAACAAACTTCATACAAAGAAGAACAGAACATTTCCGGGCCTTTCTCATTCCAGACTGATTCAACAACCTGGGTGGCTGATGTTAAGCAGGCAACATCAGTTCCGGTCGTAATCTTTGAGAAGCCTTTGTTGAACATTACATTTGCAGACTTACTGGCTGCAACTTCAAATTTCGACCGAGGTACTCTTTTGGCCGAAGGAAAATTCGGTCCGGTCTATAGAGGCTTTCTTCCTGGTGGTATTCATGTGGCAGTTAAAGTTTTGGTGGTTGGTTCTACATTGACAGATCAAGAAGTGGCTAGAGAGCTTGAGTTTCTTGGCAGAATCAAGCATCCCAATCTTGTTCCTTTAACTGGATATTGTGTAGCAGGGGATCAGAGGATTGCTATATATGATTACATGGAGAATGGAAACCTGCAAAATCTGCTATATGACTTGCCACTTGGTGTGCAAAGCACTGATGATTGGAGCACAGATACATGGGATGAATCTGACAACAATGGAATTCAGAATGCTGGCTCTGAAGGATTGCTCACAACTTGGAGATTTCGTCACAAAATCGCCCTTGGAACCGCTCGAGCTCTCGCTTTCTTGCACCATGGATGCTCTCCTCCAATCATTCATAGAGCAGTCAAGGCCAGCAGTGTTTATTTGGACTATGATCTCGAGCCCAGGCTGTCTGATTTCGGCCTGGCTAAGATCTTTGGAAGCGGCTTGGACGAGGAGATTGCTCTTGGTTCCTCTGGTTATGTTCCGCCGGAGTTTTCCCAACAAGAATTCGAGTCACCAACCACGAAATCTGATGTATATTGTTATGGAGTTGTGCTCTTTGAGCTAGTAACCGGAAAGAAGCCGGCCGGAGATGCTTACCCTGATGACAAGGAATCAACTTTGGTTAGCTGGGTGAGAGGACTAGTTAGAAAGAATCAAGCTTCAATAGCAATTGATCCAAAGATTAGGGACACAGGAGTAGATGAACAAATGGAGGAGGCTCTCAAGATTGGTTATCTTTGCACTGCTGACTTGCCGGCCAAGCGACCAACAATGCAGCAGATTGTTGGACTTCTAAAAGACATTGAACCTATTGCTTCTAATTAG